The following are encoded in a window of Brevibacillus ruminantium genomic DNA:
- a CDS encoding aminoglycoside phosphotransferase family protein, translating into MGIFIDRVEWVDKSDKLDDLLRKAALVTTEPMEQGFEAEVIKINIEKESYVWKVWNKRSKPDIRFQFHLLNALYQQGVSVSKPVGWGIDANADHVLLTTFDGIPVHKLSDQKMTEMAKLLAHIHRIRVEELGNLRLPQHDFIDYFYPGVKEHADIYQAVTSLVPLIPIKQDCIIHGDFHLKNILEEQDRITVIDWTNAQIGDARYDFVWSLILMKLYIPERYAAVFRSAYLLEHPIQEKELAVFEALACLRWTLLNRYGGTPSGPDTIERLKSLVTHNPFLQECGFTDIPIKNRE; encoded by the coding sequence TTGGGCATTTTCATAGATCGGGTAGAGTGGGTAGACAAAAGTGATAAGCTGGATGATTTGTTGCGCAAAGCGGCTCTCGTAACCACAGAGCCGATGGAACAAGGCTTTGAAGCAGAAGTCATCAAGATCAATATAGAGAAAGAAAGCTATGTGTGGAAAGTATGGAATAAGCGTTCCAAGCCGGATATTCGGTTTCAATTTCACTTGTTGAATGCCCTTTATCAGCAAGGTGTATCTGTCTCAAAGCCCGTGGGGTGGGGAATTGATGCAAACGCGGATCATGTGCTGCTCACGACCTTTGACGGCATCCCTGTTCATAAGCTGTCAGATCAGAAAATGACCGAAATGGCAAAACTCCTGGCCCATATCCACCGCATCCGCGTGGAAGAGCTGGGAAATCTCCGTCTGCCGCAGCACGATTTTATCGACTATTTTTATCCGGGAGTGAAAGAACACGCTGACATCTATCAGGCGGTAACCTCTCTGGTTCCCCTCATACCGATCAAGCAGGATTGTATCATTCACGGCGATTTCCACTTGAAAAACATCTTGGAGGAGCAGGACAGGATCACCGTAATCGACTGGACGAATGCACAGATAGGGGATGCGCGATATGATTTCGTCTGGTCACTGATCCTGATGAAGCTGTATATCCCGGAGCGGTATGCCGCCGTGTTTCGGTCTGCCTATCTGCTGGAGCATCCGATCCAGGAGAAAGAACTTGCCGTTTTTGAAGCGCTGGCTTGCCTCAGATGGACGCTGCTGAACAGATACGGCGGCACACCAAGTGGGCCAGACACCATTGAGCGGCTTAAGAGTTTGGTTACTCACAATCCGTTTTTGCAAGAGTGCGGGTTCACAGACATTCCGATCAAAAATAGAGAGTGA
- a CDS encoding aldehyde dehydrogenase family protein has product MLTEQIALKPKVKAFLEGKIELFIDGQFVPAISAKTFETYNPATEEVLASVSEAQEEDVEIAVQAARRAFEKGPWPELSAAERARLIYKLADLIEEHGEELAQLEALDNGKPYHVALQDDIPATVEHYRYYAGWATKILGQTTPISPNYFNYTRHEPIGVVGQIIPWNYPLVMAAWKMGAALATGCTIVLKPAEQTPLSLLYTAQLFKEAGFPDGVVNFVPGFGQTAGAAIVNHPDVDKVAFTGSTDTGKYIMRQAAETIKHVTLELGGKSPNIILEDADVSAAITGAFNGIMYNHGQNCSAGSRVFVHRKHYDTVVEELARLANLVKLGPGMETGTEMGPLVSKKQQERVLGYIEKGKAEGARLVAGGGKAFETGYFVQPTVFADVTDEMVIAKEEIFGPVVVVLSFDTVEEVIERANNTPYGLAAGVWTENIKTAYQVANRLKAGTVWINDYNLEDAAAPFGGYKQSGIGREMGSYALDNYTEVKSVWVNLK; this is encoded by the coding sequence ATGCTAACAGAACAAATTGCATTAAAGCCAAAAGTGAAAGCGTTTCTGGAAGGGAAGATCGAGCTTTTCATCGACGGACAATTTGTGCCGGCCATCAGCGCAAAGACATTTGAAACGTATAATCCGGCGACAGAAGAAGTGCTTGCTTCCGTCAGCGAAGCGCAGGAAGAAGATGTAGAGATCGCGGTGCAAGCTGCGCGGCGGGCATTTGAAAAAGGGCCATGGCCCGAACTGAGTGCGGCAGAAAGAGCGCGCTTGATCTACAAGCTGGCTGATCTGATTGAAGAGCATGGAGAAGAACTGGCCCAATTGGAAGCGCTGGACAATGGGAAACCATATCACGTCGCCTTGCAAGACGATATCCCGGCAACCGTCGAACATTACCGCTATTACGCCGGTTGGGCTACGAAAATCCTGGGCCAAACAACACCGATTTCTCCGAACTATTTCAACTATACCCGTCATGAACCGATTGGAGTTGTCGGTCAGATTATTCCCTGGAACTATCCGTTGGTCATGGCCGCGTGGAAAATGGGTGCCGCTCTTGCGACAGGTTGTACGATTGTCTTGAAGCCTGCCGAGCAAACGCCGTTATCCCTGCTGTATACGGCACAGCTTTTTAAAGAAGCCGGTTTCCCGGACGGTGTCGTGAATTTCGTACCTGGATTTGGTCAAACAGCAGGGGCAGCGATTGTCAATCATCCCGACGTCGACAAAGTGGCATTTACCGGTTCCACAGACACGGGGAAATACATCATGCGCCAGGCAGCGGAAACAATCAAGCATGTGACGTTGGAGCTTGGCGGAAAATCGCCCAATATCATTTTAGAAGATGCCGATGTGTCAGCGGCGATCACAGGTGCTTTCAACGGGATCATGTACAACCATGGGCAAAACTGCAGCGCAGGCTCCCGCGTGTTTGTCCATCGAAAGCATTACGATACCGTAGTGGAAGAACTGGCGAGACTGGCCAACCTTGTAAAGCTGGGGCCGGGCATGGAAACGGGCACGGAAATGGGGCCGCTTGTTTCCAAAAAGCAGCAAGAGCGTGTACTCGGTTATATCGAAAAGGGAAAAGCCGAAGGGGCCAGACTGGTAGCCGGCGGAGGGAAAGCGTTTGAAACAGGCTACTTTGTCCAACCGACCGTATTTGCTGACGTCACCGATGAGATGGTCATCGCAAAAGAAGAAATATTTGGCCCTGTAGTTGTCGTGCTGTCGTTCGACACGGTGGAAGAAGTGATCGAACGGGCAAATAACACGCCATATGGACTTGCCGCTGGTGTATGGACAGAGAACATTAAAACCGCGTATCAAGTAGCGAACCGCCTGAAAGCAGGCACCGTCTGGATTAATGATTACAACCTGGAAGACGCGGCAGCTCCGTTCGGCGGCTATAAACAGTCAGGGATCGGACGTGAAATGGGCTCCTATGCACTCGACAACTACACCGAAGTGAAAAGCGTTTGGGTCAACTTGAAATAA
- a CDS encoding FtsX-like permease family protein: MMFWRVSWRNLTRKKLRSFFTILSILIGVSSIFAVVSTVETAKDVTTKRLELYTGNADYSILANSYTFPDRLLADIQQDGHVQAAIGVMHKQAKFDLGGSQNPSQTSLRITGLSSIQNELLTLEVISGKPTNDGIVIPRSTAQLWGKSAGDLIHLQLPTGDRQVPIAAIVKDTPLLEGPVNWEEASSKSWRALSSLQAVQHWYGLEGQVQEIRLQFREQADEQASVASLRNTTAGYPVYLEKIVLDEKQTNQLEELYLMLYAIGGLAMIISAFILYNTLYVSVVERKNEIAVMKTVGFIPAQIKKLFLCEVLILSLFGLLFGIPLGFGLATVMQEGLFNSFQTNISYSPSYVLTLPITILLGLCIPLVASLLPVSYASKVDVIATLKQVPTQKKAHTKTRVIVGLVLLLGMFVNSIVSLLFLLAGITLLFPFLMGQLIRLLKAAGFLGYEGKVASNNILRTISRSANMSVILAFAICLGLFVSSIFTSVEANIESEVNRSFGGNLQFSTETPLTSEKLGVIKQFDGVQGVMAYKEKEVLWSSDKKTNRFTIIGTDADWYQSHPLFYDTQKNHIDLLRLLKEQSDGVLLGDYAFREWGGKVGDPITIIQNDQEKVLTVLGKVGTSQYGGYTAFMEANHFDKLFPDSEPYRGLITVGELSVEKRVKDSLLQTFPFDLERVQTSQEELDKQKRALPGIQALFNGLLLISIIVAGIGILNTLVMNVMDRVREIGVMRAVAFTAGQVTKSIVGESVMMGICGTLMGIITGILMTYVNTLTMETAASFVIPIDTLILSAICGILISLLAAVIPAQKAVRYRLDQALKQD, from the coding sequence ATGATGTTTTGGCGAGTATCCTGGCGCAACTTAACGCGTAAAAAATTGCGATCGTTCTTTACCATCCTCTCCATCCTCATCGGCGTCTCCAGCATTTTTGCCGTGGTCAGTACGGTGGAGACCGCCAAAGACGTCACAACGAAGCGCTTGGAGCTGTATACAGGCAACGCAGATTACTCCATTCTGGCAAACAGCTATACGTTCCCGGATCGCCTACTGGCTGACATCCAGCAAGACGGCCACGTACAAGCAGCCATCGGGGTAATGCATAAACAGGCGAAATTTGATTTGGGCGGCTCGCAAAATCCCTCCCAAACAAGCCTTCGCATCACGGGTCTGTCCTCCATCCAAAACGAACTGCTTACACTGGAGGTCATCTCCGGCAAGCCAACCAACGACGGGATAGTGATCCCGCGTAGCACCGCCCAATTATGGGGCAAGTCGGCCGGAGATCTGATTCATTTGCAGCTTCCTACTGGTGATCGGCAAGTCCCGATTGCAGCAATCGTGAAAGATACCCCGCTTCTGGAGGGACCGGTCAACTGGGAGGAAGCCAGCAGCAAAAGCTGGCGGGCGCTCTCTTCTCTGCAGGCCGTCCAGCATTGGTATGGTCTGGAGGGCCAGGTCCAGGAGATTCGGCTCCAATTCCGCGAGCAGGCTGACGAGCAGGCCTCCGTGGCCTCGCTCCGAAATACAACAGCGGGCTACCCGGTCTACCTCGAAAAAATTGTTCTGGATGAAAAACAAACCAATCAATTGGAAGAGTTGTATCTCATGCTGTATGCCATCGGCGGTTTGGCCATGATCATCAGCGCCTTTATTTTGTACAACACCCTGTATGTCAGTGTTGTGGAACGAAAAAATGAGATTGCCGTGATGAAAACCGTTGGGTTTATCCCGGCCCAAATTAAAAAGCTGTTTCTCTGTGAGGTTCTGATTCTGTCCTTGTTTGGGCTGCTTTTCGGCATTCCGCTCGGGTTCGGGCTTGCCACTGTCATGCAGGAGGGATTATTTAATTCCTTCCAGACCAACATCAGCTATTCACCATCATATGTGCTTACGCTGCCCATCACGATTCTCCTGGGCCTGTGCATCCCGCTTGTCGCCTCACTTCTGCCGGTTTCGTATGCCAGCAAGGTGGACGTGATTGCGACACTAAAGCAAGTCCCCACCCAAAAGAAGGCCCACACCAAAACTCGTGTGATCGTTGGTCTGGTGCTGCTGCTGGGGATGTTCGTGAACAGTATTGTCTCGCTTCTGTTTTTACTCGCAGGCATCACGCTGTTGTTCCCGTTTCTCATGGGGCAGCTCATCCGTCTTTTGAAAGCAGCGGGCTTTCTTGGCTACGAGGGGAAGGTGGCCAGCAACAATATCCTGCGCACCATCAGCCGCTCTGCCAATATGTCGGTAATTTTGGCATTTGCCATTTGTTTGGGTCTGTTCGTCTCTTCGATATTCACCTCTGTTGAAGCCAATATCGAATCAGAGGTGAATCGATCCTTTGGAGGAAACCTGCAGTTTTCCACGGAAACCCCGCTCACCTCGGAAAAGCTGGGGGTGATTAAGCAGTTTGACGGAGTTCAAGGGGTGATGGCTTACAAAGAAAAAGAGGTGCTGTGGAGTTCCGATAAGAAAACGAACCGCTTCACCATCATCGGCACGGATGCGGATTGGTACCAGAGCCATCCACTGTTTTACGATACCCAGAAGAACCATATCGACCTGCTCCGGCTTCTGAAAGAGCAATCGGATGGCGTGTTGCTGGGTGACTATGCTTTTCGGGAATGGGGCGGAAAAGTCGGTGACCCGATCACGATTATCCAAAATGATCAAGAAAAAGTTCTGACGGTGCTGGGCAAGGTCGGCACCTCTCAATACGGCGGGTATACCGCTTTTATGGAGGCAAACCATTTTGACAAGCTGTTTCCTGATTCCGAGCCTTACCGGGGCTTGATTACGGTGGGAGAGCTCTCAGTAGAGAAGCGGGTAAAAGACTCTTTGCTCCAAACCTTTCCCTTTGACTTGGAGCGCGTGCAGACTTCGCAGGAGGAGCTGGATAAGCAAAAACGTGCGCTTCCCGGCATACAAGCACTTTTTAACGGCTTGCTGCTGATCTCGATCATCGTGGCCGGAATCGGTATTCTGAATACATTGGTGATGAATGTCATGGATCGCGTGCGAGAGATCGGTGTGATGAGAGCAGTCGCGTTTACGGCTGGACAGGTCACCAAATCTATCGTGGGCGAGTCGGTCATGATGGGGATTTGCGGAACCCTGATGGGGATCATCACGGGAATCCTGATGACCTATGTAAATACCTTAACCATGGAGACGGCCGCCAGCTTCGTCATTCCCATCGATACGCTGATCCTGTCTGCCATCTGCGGCATTCTGATCAGTCTGCTGGCCGCCGTCATTCCTGCTCAAAAAGCCGTGAGATACAGACTGGACCAAGCGCTAAAACAAGATTAA
- the fabF gene encoding beta-ketoacyl-ACP synthase II — protein MKKRVVVTGMGVVTPIGVSIETFWENVVRGVSGVDYIRAFDADGFSTMIGAEVKGLDLDEWFTVKEKSRMETFTQYAVVAARQAISQAKLDMGKLDPYRVGVIVGTGMGGTRLILENHQQLRLHGYRKVSSYLAFASLVDAPTSEISILVGAKGKSGTWSTACATGNNCIGEGCRAIQYGEADIMIVGGTEGQFTPIDLASFCKIKALSTRNESPQEASRPFDKDRDGFVVGAGSGILVLESEESAKERGATILAEVAGYGSTTDAYHVTAPDPEAKGAIMAMKKAILDAELTPADIDYINAHGSSTRLNDQIETLAIKSLFGQDAKSIPVSSIKSMTGHLLAGSGSVELIACILALQHQIVPPTINHHQPDDGFDLNYVPNEAQTHTLRAVLNNSFGFGGYNACIVVKEWQG, from the coding sequence ATGAAAAAACGTGTAGTCGTTACAGGGATGGGTGTCGTTACGCCAATTGGGGTAAGTATCGAAACGTTCTGGGAGAATGTAGTTCGCGGTGTGAGCGGAGTGGATTACATCCGTGCTTTTGATGCGGATGGGTTTTCAACCATGATTGGCGCAGAGGTAAAAGGCCTTGATCTCGATGAGTGGTTTACTGTCAAAGAGAAAAGCCGAATGGAAACCTTTACGCAGTACGCCGTTGTCGCTGCCAGACAAGCCATCTCACAAGCGAAGCTGGATATGGGCAAGCTGGACCCTTATCGCGTGGGAGTGATCGTGGGCACAGGCATGGGCGGAACCAGACTGATCCTGGAAAATCATCAACAGTTGCGGCTACACGGGTATCGGAAGGTGAGTTCGTATTTGGCATTTGCCTCGCTTGTCGATGCCCCCACCAGTGAAATCTCCATCCTGGTTGGGGCAAAAGGAAAGAGCGGTACCTGGTCTACGGCTTGTGCAACCGGAAATAATTGCATAGGCGAAGGCTGCAGAGCTATTCAATACGGAGAAGCAGATATCATGATTGTCGGCGGCACAGAAGGGCAGTTCACGCCTATTGATCTGGCCTCCTTTTGCAAAATCAAAGCATTATCCACACGCAATGAAAGCCCGCAGGAGGCGAGCCGACCGTTTGATAAGGATCGCGATGGCTTTGTCGTCGGGGCCGGATCGGGCATTCTTGTGCTGGAATCCGAGGAATCAGCGAAGGAGAGAGGGGCCACTATTCTTGCAGAAGTTGCGGGATACGGTTCCACTACAGATGCGTATCATGTCACAGCACCGGACCCGGAAGCAAAAGGTGCCATTATGGCCATGAAAAAGGCGATTCTGGACGCGGAGCTTACACCGGCTGATATCGATTATATCAATGCACACGGTTCAAGCACGCGTTTGAATGATCAGATTGAAACGCTTGCGATCAAAAGCCTGTTTGGCCAGGATGCCAAATCGATTCCGGTTAGTTCCATCAAATCCATGACCGGCCATCTGCTTGCCGGGTCCGGTTCCGTTGAATTGATTGCTTGCATCCTGGCTCTTCAGCATCAGATCGTGCCGCCCACGATCAATCACCATCAACCTGATGACGGATTTGATCTCAACTATGTGCCAAATGAAGCACAGACGCATACCCTGCGGGCCGTCTTGAATAATTCGTTTGGCTTCGGCGGATACAATGCCTGTATCGTCGTAAAAGAATGGCAAGGATGA
- a CDS encoding serine hydrolase domain-containing protein, which yields MPKKVKLFPLTVSALLAGVLSTHTLVFPSPSFAEGLHPDPQIVQALEQAEDSQTSEAVKPDVDRGGGDAAYDEEKDTGEDIGTGEDTDTGENRDSEEDAPPSELDPAPENDSLYEENSARALSAKYDHTKFLTLFDKKKIIKNFRSMDKIFPSYKILNDKRNVFRFDQKPRRLPNFTYQYNKQTHRFEDLLKRTGTTGLLVIKDDKMVTERYYHGNDAKALNTSWSMSKSITSALVGIAIDEGYIESVDDPITDYLPELKDSGYDGVSIKDILNMASGVKYPVYEEPFLTEWYQTLFVKKKSFNEMMTTLTTAAPPGTFTYKGSDTQVLGMLLKKTTGKQPSKYLEEKIWKPLGMESPANWNTDLHGDDMTFAYLNATLRDYAKIGRLYLNNGNWNGKQIISEDWVKETYIGSEGFPFYKYQWWIPPSNNPNSKEILASGIYGQSIYVNQDENVIIVKTSVNSTDEDLGEEITVFREIVEILK from the coding sequence ATGCCCAAGAAAGTGAAGCTGTTTCCGTTAACGGTAAGTGCCTTGCTGGCAGGAGTGCTCAGCACCCACACCTTGGTGTTCCCCTCCCCTTCCTTCGCAGAAGGCCTTCATCCAGACCCCCAAATCGTACAAGCCCTGGAGCAAGCAGAAGACAGTCAGACGAGTGAAGCGGTTAAGCCCGATGTTGATCGCGGTGGCGGGGATGCCGCTTATGATGAGGAAAAGGATACTGGCGAGGATATCGGTACCGGTGAAGATACCGATACTGGTGAAAACCGCGATTCTGAAGAAGACGCTCCCCCATCTGAGCTGGACCCTGCCCCTGAGAATGACAGTCTTTACGAAGAGAATTCCGCAAGAGCGTTATCCGCCAAGTATGATCACACCAAATTTCTCACCCTGTTTGATAAAAAGAAAATCATCAAGAACTTTCGCTCCATGGATAAAATTTTCCCCAGCTACAAGATCCTCAATGATAAACGAAATGTCTTTCGGTTCGATCAAAAACCCCGCAGACTGCCTAACTTCACCTACCAATACAACAAGCAGACACATAGATTTGAAGATCTGTTGAAACGAACGGGAACGACAGGGCTGCTCGTCATCAAAGACGATAAAATGGTGACAGAACGCTATTACCATGGAAATGATGCAAAAGCGCTAAATACGTCATGGTCCATGTCAAAGTCGATCACCTCTGCTCTGGTCGGCATCGCTATCGATGAAGGGTATATCGAAAGCGTCGACGATCCGATCACCGATTATCTTCCCGAGCTGAAGGATTCCGGCTATGACGGCGTATCGATCAAGGATATCCTGAACATGGCTTCCGGCGTCAAATATCCGGTCTATGAAGAGCCTTTTCTCACCGAATGGTACCAGACGTTATTTGTAAAGAAGAAATCCTTCAATGAAATGATGACCACGCTGACCACCGCTGCACCGCCAGGCACCTTTACCTATAAAGGGTCGGATACACAGGTTCTCGGCATGCTCCTGAAGAAAACGACAGGCAAACAACCTTCCAAGTATCTGGAGGAAAAAATCTGGAAGCCGCTCGGCATGGAAAGCCCCGCGAACTGGAACACCGACCTGCACGGTGATGACATGACCTTTGCTTACCTGAATGCAACCCTGCGGGATTACGCGAAAATCGGCCGTCTCTACCTGAATAACGGCAATTGGAACGGAAAGCAGATCATTTCCGAAGATTGGGTGAAAGAAACGTACATTGGCAGTGAAGGCTTTCCGTTTTACAAATACCAGTGGTGGATTCCACCTAGCAATAACCCCAACAGCAAAGAAATTCTCGCCAGCGGCATTTATGGACAGTCGATCTACGTAAACCAGGATGAAAATGTGATTATCGTCAAAACGAGCGTAAACTCCACGGATGAGGACCTGGGCGAAGAGATTACCGTCTTCCGGGAGATCGTTGAAATTTTAAAATAG
- a CDS encoding GNAT family N-acetyltransferase produces the protein MNIEAVFGEFPILKSDRFVLKKIEDHHLDDVFDIYSNDKVFAYCGIIPKHKKETVKNMIGHFERDYQKKARIKWGIFANDQPDRLLGIIEAFDFQQKVSMVTVGYFLAEAHWGKGIATEAVKILLHFLFTEVNVNRVQAEVMPPNEPSKRVLLKNGFVKEGTLRQAALWSGKGIVDLEIFGMLKEEYGR, from the coding sequence ATGAATATCGAAGCAGTCTTTGGGGAGTTTCCGATCCTAAAATCCGATCGTTTCGTTTTGAAGAAGATTGAAGATCACCATCTGGACGACGTTTTTGACATTTACAGCAACGACAAGGTATTTGCGTACTGCGGCATCATCCCGAAACACAAAAAAGAGACGGTAAAAAACATGATCGGGCATTTTGAGAGAGACTATCAGAAAAAGGCAAGGATCAAGTGGGGGATATTCGCCAACGATCAGCCCGACCGCTTGCTTGGAATCATCGAAGCTTTTGATTTTCAGCAAAAGGTAAGCATGGTGACGGTTGGCTACTTTTTGGCAGAAGCGCACTGGGGAAAAGGGATTGCGACGGAAGCGGTAAAGATCTTGCTCCATTTTTTGTTTACGGAGGTCAACGTCAACAGAGTTCAGGCCGAAGTGATGCCTCCCAACGAGCCTTCCAAGAGGGTGTTGTTAAAAAACGGCTTCGTGAAAGAAGGAACCCTGCGACAAGCAGCACTGTGGTCGGGTAAAGGTATCGTCGATTTGGAGATTTTCGGCATGTTAAAAGAAGAGTATGGAAGATGA
- a CDS encoding ABC transporter ATP-binding protein: MITVKNLTKCYPVGDTSFQVLKGIDLEIAQGEFVAVMGPSGSGKSTFLNLLGGLDTPDSGEVLIEGNPIHDLQERQRTLFRRKHVGFVFQNYQLLPTMTVEENIAFPMEAEGLPKAVIAETVASLVKAVHLQGKEGNFPSQLSGGQQQRVSIARALSMKPRLILADEPTGNLDRRTGTEILDLLLSLQKNEQLTIIMVTHDVFSASYADRIILLKDGVIETDIKQKEGDHHDVLASILAQLNA; the protein is encoded by the coding sequence ATGATCACCGTAAAAAACCTAACGAAATGCTATCCGGTCGGAGATACATCCTTTCAGGTTTTAAAGGGCATTGACCTGGAAATAGCTCAGGGAGAATTCGTGGCTGTCATGGGACCCTCGGGTTCAGGGAAGAGCACCTTTTTAAATCTGTTGGGCGGCCTGGATACCCCGGATTCCGGAGAGGTTTTGATTGAGGGAAATCCTATTCATGATCTGCAGGAGAGGCAGCGCACGTTATTTCGCCGGAAACATGTCGGCTTCGTCTTTCAAAATTATCAATTGCTGCCCACCATGACTGTCGAAGAAAACATCGCCTTTCCCATGGAAGCGGAAGGCTTGCCCAAAGCCGTCATCGCCGAAACGGTGGCGTCGCTGGTGAAAGCGGTCCATCTTCAAGGAAAGGAAGGCAATTTTCCTTCGCAGTTAAGCGGCGGACAGCAGCAGCGGGTTTCGATCGCCAGAGCGCTTTCCATGAAACCGCGCTTAATCCTGGCCGATGAGCCTACTGGCAACCTCGATCGGCGAACGGGAACAGAGATCTTGGATTTGCTCCTCTCCTTGCAGAAAAACGAGCAGTTAACCATCATTATGGTCACGCACGATGTCTTCTCCGCCAGCTATGCCGATCGGATTATTCTTCTGAAGGATGGCGTGATCGAGACGGATATCAAGCAAAAGGAAGGAGATCATCATGATGTTTTGGCGAGTATCCTGGCGCAACTTAACGCGTAA
- a CDS encoding PadR family transcriptional regulator: MSVKHAILTLLSESPRHRYDLKVSFESMVYHQWELNAGQIYTTIDRLVRDGLVEETMGDSSELKIYRISEKGNEELFAWLLQPVEKTLLKDEFYFKLLCAKKISHASLQHMIKSQQEHIIQTIFQLQKLRRSIDPTRENEGILYLIEGKILHLEADMKWLSMFPHTT; the protein is encoded by the coding sequence ATGTCTGTGAAGCATGCGATACTCACGTTACTGTCGGAATCTCCCCGCCACCGCTACGATCTCAAGGTTTCCTTTGAAAGTATGGTATACCATCAATGGGAGCTGAATGCCGGTCAAATTTACACAACGATTGACCGGCTTGTACGTGACGGGCTTGTCGAAGAAACGATGGGTGACTCCTCTGAGCTCAAAATCTATCGGATATCGGAAAAAGGAAACGAAGAATTGTTTGCCTGGCTTCTTCAGCCTGTGGAGAAAACACTGCTGAAAGACGAGTTTTACTTCAAGCTGCTCTGTGCCAAAAAGATCAGCCACGCCTCCCTGCAACACATGATCAAAAGTCAGCAGGAGCACATCATCCAAACCATCTTTCAATTGCAAAAGCTGCGGAGAAGCATCGACCCGACCCGTGAAAATGAAGGTATCCTGTACCTGATTGAAGGAAAAATCTTGCACCTGGAAGCCGATATGAAGTGGCTTTCCATGTTCCCACACACTACGTAA
- a CDS encoding AraC family transcriptional regulator → MNADYQERIEKVITYIKENSEQKLTLDQLAAVSNFSKYHFARIFTAIVGVTPVAFVNRVRVQKAASQLVETDQAILAIANQCGFESLSTFHALFKKYYAKTPSEVRKNARKNSNFSSFLSNQQEELAPLADYNRKRKNPLLERAWQNMITIKELPEHEVAYVRHVGSYLDTHVAWDKLGRWASRQELTPRNQQFIGISLDDGNLVEEYACRYDACVTLPQGFEKRGHQKDVAFQTLAGGLYARYPYYDTVEKFVLAYQSVFRLWLPNSEYDADDRPCLEFCMNDPARDPEGKCKVDLYIPIKKK, encoded by the coding sequence ATGAATGCGGACTATCAAGAAAGAATCGAAAAAGTGATCACCTATATAAAGGAAAACAGTGAGCAAAAACTTACGCTGGATCAATTGGCAGCCGTTTCGAACTTTTCGAAGTACCATTTTGCCAGAATCTTTACAGCGATTGTCGGTGTGACACCCGTAGCCTTTGTCAATCGAGTGCGGGTGCAAAAGGCGGCTTCTCAGTTGGTGGAGACCGACCAGGCCATTTTGGCGATTGCCAATCAATGCGGTTTCGAATCCCTGTCCACCTTCCATGCTCTTTTTAAGAAGTACTATGCCAAGACTCCCAGCGAGGTGAGGAAAAACGCCAGGAAAAATAGCAATTTTTCGTCATTTCTCAGCAATCAGCAGGAAGAGTTAGCCCCTCTCGCTGATTACAATAGAAAGAGGAAAAATCCTCTTTTGGAAAGGGCTTGGCAGAATATGATCACAATCAAGGAGCTTCCTGAACATGAAGTGGCATATGTCCGGCATGTTGGCAGTTATCTGGATACGCATGTTGCCTGGGACAAGCTGGGACGTTGGGCAAGCAGGCAGGAGTTAACTCCGCGCAATCAACAGTTTATCGGCATCTCCCTGGATGACGGAAACCTGGTCGAGGAATATGCTTGTCGTTATGATGCTTGCGTCACATTGCCACAGGGATTCGAGAAACGCGGTCATCAAAAGGATGTAGCATTTCAAACGCTAGCGGGCGGTTTGTACGCCCGGTATCCTTATTACGACACCGTGGAGAAATTTGTCCTGGCCTATCAAAGCGTATTTCGCCTATGGCTGCCAAATAGTGAGTATGATGCCGACGATCGGCCCTGCCTTGAATTTTGCATGAATGATCCTGCCAGGGACCCGGAAGGAAAATGTAAAGTCGATTTGTACATACCAATCAAAAAGAAATGA